The proteins below come from a single Tissierella sp. MB52-C2 genomic window:
- a CDS encoding ABC transporter ATP-binding protein: MEIKIQTLSKKYKNVKALNNINLAFNTPAMIGLVGPNGAGKSTLMKILVGQLKATEGEVLIDGVSLNKRERYLKERLGYLPQDFGLYEELRVEEYLDYMASLKRIKENKKDEIKRVLVMTNLEEKRKLKIKTLSGGQKQRVGIAQAMLNNPELIIVDEPTVGLDPEERIKFRNLFSEDSVDKIVILSTHIIEDVESICNLIIVINKGKILFVGEPSELVRKAIDHVGVVEITGANKEKFLEREVKGEFKITSTVITPTGTKYRVVSKSLPLSFEKVVPSLEDAYIYCMLEEE; the protein is encoded by the coding sequence ATGGAAATAAAAATACAAACTCTTAGTAAAAAATATAAAAATGTAAAGGCTTTAAATAATATTAATTTAGCTTTTAATACTCCAGCAATGATTGGACTGGTAGGACCAAATGGAGCTGGAAAGAGCACTCTTATGAAAATTTTAGTAGGACAACTTAAGGCTACAGAGGGAGAAGTTTTAATAGATGGAGTTTCCCTCAATAAAAGAGAAAGATATTTAAAAGAACGGTTAGGATATTTACCTCAAGATTTTGGGCTATATGAGGAGTTGAGGGTAGAAGAATACTTAGACTATATGGCTTCCCTAAAAAGAATAAAGGAAAATAAGAAAGATGAAATAAAAAGAGTTTTAGTAATGACTAATCTTGAAGAAAAGAGAAAACTTAAAATAAAGACTCTTTCAGGAGGACAAAAACAAAGAGTTGGAATTGCCCAGGCAATGTTAAACAATCCTGAATTGATTATAGTTGATGAACCAACTGTAGGACTTGACCCTGAAGAAAGAATTAAATTTAGGAATCTTTTCTCTGAAGACTCCGTTGATAAAATCGTTATATTATCTACTCATATTATTGAAGATGTGGAGTCTATATGTAATCTAATCATTGTTATAAACAAAGGTAAGATACTATTTGTTGGAGAGCCTAGTGAGTTAGTTAGAAAAGCCATAGATCATGTAGGAGTTGTAGAGATTACAGGTGCTAATAAAGAGAAATTTTTAGAAAGAGAGGTAAAAGGAGAATTTAAGATTACATCCACAGTTATAACTCCCACAGGTACTAAATATAGAGTAGTATCTAAATCTTTACCTTTATCTTTTGAAAAAGTAGTTCCCTCCTTAGAAGATGCCTACATATATTGTATGTTGGAGGAGGAATAA
- a CDS encoding ABC transporter permease, producing MKTLLWAERLKLKRSKILWIAVFSAVMVAFIVFMQGQFQYYGQRYVDNITWYMTATQSLGSLYVFPAMIALMGSYMICRENQDDTMKSLFLIPVSISKLMGAKLIMTAIFAVGLYAFVFVITFAVEAALHMSLLDFPMVLGFAKIYILEGIALFLAVSPIIAIVYRLKKGYWLALIFAEIYSFLGLFAGMESTMRSVYPITAAFCVSGYYETTPIQFGISLFSLLSCGVLSLLILRGLNKEYITS from the coding sequence ATGAAAACTTTATTATGGGCAGAACGATTAAAACTGAAACGTTCAAAGATTTTATGGATTGCTGTCTTTTCCGCCGTTATGGTAGCATTTATTGTATTTATGCAGGGACAGTTTCAATATTACGGACAGCGGTATGTGGATAATATTACATGGTATATGACTGCGACGCAATCCTTGGGAAGTTTGTATGTGTTCCCTGCCATGATTGCCCTTATGGGCAGTTACATGATTTGCAGGGAGAATCAGGACGATACTATGAAATCTCTTTTCCTTATCCCCGTTAGCATTTCAAAATTAATGGGGGCAAAGCTGATTATGACTGCAATTTTTGCAGTGGGTCTATATGCTTTCGTATTTGTCATTACATTTGCTGTAGAGGCAGCACTTCATATGTCTCTACTTGATTTTCCCATGGTGCTTGGCTTTGCAAAGATATATATTTTAGAAGGAATCGCCCTGTTTTTGGCTGTGTCTCCTATCATAGCTATTGTGTACCGACTAAAAAAGGGATACTGGCTTGCTCTTATATTTGCTGAAATCTATTCTTTCCTCGGTCTTTTTGCCGGAATGGAAAGTACGATGCGTTCCGTATATCCCATTACAGCAGCATTTTGTGTGTCGGGGTATTATGAAACAACGCCGATTCAATTTGGTATAAGTCTGTTTAGTCTGTTGAGTTGTGGTGTTTTATCCTTACTGATCTTAAGAGGCCTAAATAAAGAGTATATTACATCGTAA
- a CDS encoding ABC transporter permease, producing the protein MLNLVQTEFLKLRRRKFIWLMLLGALFMPLVAILYFGTSNTSEISPMQFYKWTAFSYTMWIILPLVLGMLCTMLMYDENQNDMLKQLWIIPVSRMGYIFSKFAVVLLYSICFMLFTAVSSIFAGVIPGIIVLTRDSVSFLLIKCLEIGLLIPFAIIPILAVAASQKGYILPVCVTIVYTFFGFVLLMVKMYLHPLSSTTAIIMRNIDGVILNEAISIGKSFLCIGIWGIASIIWAKIALGNRK; encoded by the coding sequence TTGCTTAATCTTGTTCAAACGGAGTTTTTAAAGCTCCGTCGTAGAAAATTTATATGGCTCATGCTTTTAGGTGCCTTATTTATGCCCCTTGTGGCTATATTATATTTTGGCACATCCAATACGTCAGAAATCAGCCCCATGCAATTTTACAAGTGGACGGCCTTTTCCTACACCATGTGGATTATCCTGCCCCTTGTACTTGGAATGCTCTGTACTATGCTGATGTACGATGAAAATCAAAACGATATGTTAAAACAGCTATGGATTATTCCTGTCAGCAGGATGGGATATATTTTCAGTAAATTTGCGGTGGTCTTGCTCTATTCCATATGCTTCATGTTGTTTACCGCCGTCAGCTCCATTTTTGCAGGGGTTATTCCGGGAATAATTGTACTTACAAGGGACAGTGTTTCTTTCTTGCTCATCAAATGCTTGGAGATCGGTTTATTAATACCTTTTGCAATTATACCTATACTTGCTGTGGCTGCTTCGCAGAAAGGTTATATTTTACCTGTATGTGTAACAATCGTTTATACGTTTTTTGGTTTTGTTTTGCTCATGGTAAAAATGTATCTTCATCCTCTTTCCAGCACGACAGCTATTATCATGCGTAATATTGATGGAGTTATCCTGAATGAGGCTATAAGCATAGGAAAATCCTTTTTGTGCATCGGAATATGGGGAATCGCTTCAATAATATGGGCAAAAATTGCCTTAGGAAATCGAAAGTAG
- a CDS encoding ABC transporter ATP-binding protein — protein sequence MDNLIIETQQLTKVYGEQTAVNEVNLHVQKGRIYGLLGRNGVGKTTIMKMILGLTSVTSGKAYVFGQNIKDSEKRIYPRIGAIIETPGFYPNLTGTENLEIFAKLRGTTKPNAVKEALEVVGLLYKDKKVFSKYSLGMKQRLGIANAILHDPELLILDEPTNGLDPIGIAEVRNFIRDLCVDRGKTILISSHILSEISLLADDIGIIHNGVLLEENSLAELQKKNSKYIQLQVSDTAKATLVLERRFSVKEYSVQDDHTLRIYNTTLDMAEINKALMMENISVISSQICKDTLEDYFKKVTGGEGIA from the coding sequence ATGGATAATCTTATAATTGAAACTCAGCAGTTGACAAAGGTATATGGGGAACAAACTGCCGTGAACGAAGTAAATCTTCATGTGCAGAAAGGCCGTATTTATGGATTGCTGGGTCGTAATGGTGTTGGTAAGACTACTATCATGAAAATGATTTTGGGACTTACTTCCGTTACTTCAGGTAAAGCCTATGTTTTCGGTCAAAACATTAAAGATAGTGAAAAGAGAATTTATCCCCGCATTGGGGCAATTATTGAAACACCTGGATTTTATCCCAATTTAACAGGAACGGAAAACCTTGAAATCTTCGCAAAACTGCGAGGAACTACAAAGCCCAATGCGGTAAAAGAAGCACTTGAGGTTGTGGGTCTGCTTTATAAGGACAAAAAAGTATTTAGCAAATATTCCCTTGGTATGAAGCAGCGTCTTGGAATTGCCAATGCCATACTGCATGACCCAGAACTTCTTATACTGGACGAACCGACAAATGGACTTGATCCTATCGGCATTGCAGAGGTCAGAAATTTCATTCGGGATTTATGTGTGGATCGTGGAAAAACAATTCTGATCTCCAGCCATATTCTTTCTGAAATATCCTTGTTAGCGGATGACATTGGTATTATTCATAATGGTGTTTTACTGGAAGAAAATAGCTTGGCAGAGCTTCAAAAGAAAAACAGCAAGTATATTCAACTGCAAGTTTCTGATACGGCAAAGGCGACTTTGGTGTTGGAACGCAGGTTTAGTGTCAAAGAATACTCAGTACAGGATGACCATACACTGCGGATTTATAATACAACTCTTGACATGGCTGAAATTAACAAAGCACTGATGATGGAGAATATTTCCGTCATAAGTTCTCAGATATGTAAAGACACTTTGGAGGACTATTTCAAAAAAGTTACAGGAGGAGAAGGTATTGCTTAA
- a CDS encoding HAMP domain-containing sensor histidine kinase, protein MNWTLIFFFSTLLCICVIVFLAGKLCRVKEQLSIIKDALEDIKNGNLNRRILTRKSDMTKTICYSINEIATNNQAQLIRFKQSEQAYKLLMTSLSHDVNTPLTSLVGYLEAIQEKIVTGEEKDEYISVALDKAHHLRYFVESLFEWVKLDAKEQIFQFEICDLNELSRDIIAHWIPVFEDKQFVYEIDIPDREYIIRLDRNAYMRILNNLFQNAIIHSEGSQVFIHISENETQAKIIVADNGKGIPEKDLPHIFKRLYQSDESRSVSGNGLGLSIVQELVIAHGGIICTENSPHGGTIFTIVFPKAP, encoded by the coding sequence ATGAATTGGACACTGATTTTCTTTTTCTCAACTCTTCTATGTATTTGTGTGATTGTTTTTCTTGCAGGGAAGCTCTGTCGTGTAAAGGAGCAGCTTTCCATTATCAAAGATGCCTTGGAAGATATTAAAAATGGAAATTTGAATCGTCGTATTCTCACAAGAAAAAGTGACATGACAAAAACGATTTGTTATAGTATCAATGAAATTGCCACGAACAATCAGGCACAGCTTATACGGTTCAAGCAATCCGAGCAAGCCTATAAACTCCTTATGACAAGCCTCTCTCATGATGTCAATACACCTTTGACTTCTTTAGTGGGATACTTGGAGGCAATACAGGAAAAGATTGTAACGGGGGAAGAAAAAGATGAATATATTAGCGTGGCTTTAGACAAAGCTCATCACTTAAGATACTTTGTAGAATCTTTGTTTGAGTGGGTAAAATTGGATGCCAAAGAGCAAATATTCCAGTTTGAAATCTGTGATTTGAATGAACTTTCTCGTGATATTATAGCCCATTGGATACCAGTGTTCGAGGATAAACAGTTTGTCTATGAAATTGATATTCCAGATAGGGAATACATCATTCGGTTGGATCGAAATGCCTATATGCGTATACTCAATAATCTTTTTCAAAATGCTATTATACACAGTGAAGGCAGCCAAGTATTTATCCACATATCAGAGAATGAAACACAGGCGAAGATTATTGTAGCAGATAATGGTAAGGGGATACCTGAGAAGGATCTGCCCCATATTTTTAAACGGCTGTATCAAAGTGATGAATCCCGCAGTGTCAGTGGAAATGGTCTTGGGTTATCCATTGTTCAGGAACTTGTCATCGCACATGGTGGCATAATTTGCACAGAAAATTCACCCCATGGCGGTACGATATTCACCATAGTATTTCCGAAAGCTCCGTAA
- a CDS encoding response regulator transcription factor, whose protein sequence is MSNRVLIIDDDMELCALIKKCVTQEELEADVAYTGRIGLTKLQEQNDEYCLVILDVMLPGMNGFEVLSEIRKSSMVPVLMLTAKGNEIDKVTGLRLGADDYLTKPFSINELMARMESLIRRYTTFNQSMPVDTLTFKNMVINKENRIVCINGESIDLTGKEFDLLVFLASNKGRVFTKKQIYTQVWKEDYAFDDNNIMSFISKLRKKIEPDAKHPFYILTVHGVGYRFNREA, encoded by the coding sequence ATGTCAAATAGAGTTTTAATCATAGATGATGATATGGAGCTATGTGCATTAATCAAAAAATGTGTTACCCAGGAAGAATTGGAAGCCGATGTTGCCTATACAGGCAGAATTGGACTGACAAAATTGCAGGAACAAAATGATGAATACTGTCTTGTGATTCTAGATGTTATGCTGCCCGGTATGAATGGTTTTGAGGTGTTGTCTGAAATTCGAAAAAGCAGTATGGTTCCTGTACTTATGTTGACTGCAAAAGGCAATGAAATCGATAAAGTAACGGGATTGCGTCTTGGTGCGGATGATTATTTGACAAAGCCTTTCAGTATAAACGAGTTGATGGCACGAATGGAATCTTTGATACGACGCTATACAACATTTAATCAATCTATGCCCGTTGATACTCTTACCTTTAAAAATATGGTGATTAATAAGGAAAATCGGATTGTCTGCATCAACGGTGAATCCATTGATCTAACAGGGAAGGAATTTGATTTGCTGGTATTTCTAGCTTCCAATAAAGGGCGTGTATTTACGAAAAAACAAATTTACACACAAGTTTGGAAGGAGGATTATGCTTTTGACGATAACAACATTATGTCCTTTATCAGCAAACTGCGGAAAAAGATTGAGCCGGATGCGAAGCATCCTTTTTACATACTGACGGTGCATGGTGTCGGCTATCGTTTTAATAGGGAGGCATAG
- a CDS encoding 2-dehydropantoate 2-reductase N-terminal domain-containing protein has product MNILIYGTGVIGSIFAGKLAFSKNNVTVLARGKRFKEIKKNGIILTNPKTRKRECVSVHVIDTLLPNMEYDYIIVAMQRNQVDEILPVLAKNRSKNIVFVVNTAGGYDKWVDAVGKDRLMIGFPSAGGERNNGEVNYFVGKGLQRFFQTTTFGEYNGMKTERVKTLIEIFNHAKIPSVFCSDMDAWQKTHVALVTSIGNALYGYECNNFELGRSYEDVKDMVNGVKEGFQVLRKNGIDPTPKKLGWLNLPTPMLTVIFCLFMRTTLAETVMAKHCVTARPEMILLQHEFDKLILKSGERTPTIEKLKRNLHATKGA; this is encoded by the coding sequence TTGAATATACTTATATATGGGACAGGGGTTATTGGAAGCATTTTTGCAGGAAAGCTTGCTTTTTCAAAAAACAACGTTACAGTTCTTGCAAGGGGAAAACGATTTAAAGAAATTAAAAAGAATGGCATTATTCTTACAAATCCAAAAACAAGAAAAAGAGAATGTGTTTCTGTCCATGTAATCGATACATTGTTACCCAATATGGAATACGACTATATTATAGTGGCAATGCAACGTAATCAAGTTGATGAAATTCTTCCTGTATTAGCTAAAAATCGTTCAAAAAACATTGTTTTTGTAGTAAATACAGCTGGTGGCTACGATAAATGGGTGGATGCCGTTGGTAAAGACCGCCTTATGATTGGTTTTCCCTCTGCAGGAGGCGAACGCAATAACGGAGAGGTTAATTACTTTGTTGGTAAAGGACTTCAAAGATTTTTTCAAACAACAACATTTGGGGAATATAATGGTATGAAAACAGAGCGTGTTAAAACACTAATAGAGATATTTAACCACGCTAAAATTCCATCTGTTTTTTGTTCTGATATGGATGCATGGCAAAAAACTCATGTTGCCTTAGTAACTAGTATCGGAAATGCTTTATATGGTTACGAATGCAATAACTTCGAGTTAGGTCGTTCCTATGAAGATGTTAAAGATATGGTAAATGGAGTTAAAGAAGGATTTCAAGTTCTTCGTAAAAACGGCATTGACCCTACGCCTAAAAAGCTAGGCTGGCTCAATCTTCCAACACCAATGCTAACCGTTATATTCTGCTTGTTTATGAGAACAACACTTGCTGAAACAGTGATGGCAAAGCACTGTGTTACAGCAAGACCAGAAATGATTCTGCTACAGCATGAATTTGACAAGTTAATCTTAAAATCTGGTGAGAGAACACCAACAATTGAAAAACTAAAAAGAAATTTACACGCAACAAAAGGAGCATAA
- a CDS encoding DUF3955 domain-containing protein, producing the protein MDFGEQLRKIRTDRGLTQEQVASKLNVSRQTISNWENNKNLPDLEMVVDISMTFNLSLDQLILGGENMNNMTEKLIKDGSETRRAKMNLISIIFGAVLLCIGVACILIKANSVEYIDAEGFLHENFFLLPIGFFFIFSGFVTFIVTGVRNIVENLKNRKIQ; encoded by the coding sequence ATGGATTTTGGAGAGCAGTTGAGAAAAATTCGGACAGACAGAGGACTAACGCAAGAACAGGTAGCTTCTAAGCTGAACGTATCCAGACAAACAATTTCAAATTGGGAAAACAACAAAAATCTGCCAGATTTAGAAATGGTTGTAGATATATCCATGACATTTAACCTTTCGCTCGACCAATTAATTTTAGGAGGCGAAAATATGAATAATATGACTGAAAAGTTGATAAAAGATGGAAGCGAAACAAGAAGAGCAAAAATGAATTTGATTTCAATCATTTTTGGCGCTGTACTGCTGTGTATCGGTGTGGCCTGCATTTTGATTAAAGCAAATTCTGTGGAATACATTGATGCTGAAGGTTTTCTGCACGAAAATTTCTTCTTGCTGCCAATAGGTTTCTTTTTCATCTTCAGTGGCTTTGTTACATTTATAGTAACCGGAGTCAGGAATATTGTCGAAAATCTAAAGAACAGAAAGATTCAATGA
- a CDS encoding peptide ABC transporter substrate-binding protein: MKYRKYVSLFLVILITTIIVGCDREKMVLGNTKDLDLTEEGGSSMDYTPVPGGQVILPLTNFNTLNPLLTENSNYHFFSKLIFEGLFEFDNNLNITNQLAESYNIKDDGRTVEIQLRNNVFWHDGQKFSAEDVAFTIDTIKYASSDSTYKQMFSNSLGAYGQGDIKSILNVNITSSDSLNITFNKSFSNNLEVLTFPIIPKHIFNSSGNSRYIKALQVNDYKPIGTGPFKFDSYEKMKQIKLTANDEYWNDRPYIDEILGRVFESEEDILTAFETGQINMATTVDVDWDKYAQNSRIKILEFVSSNYEFLGFNFGKEIFSGEKGEALRRAIAYGIDRQAIIQKVYLGHGTQVDVPIHPDSWLLSDNANKFGYNIDLAKAELNKIGFKDMNNDGIIEDENGNKISLRILTNTYNITRLKTAEMIKDDLRKIGILVNIYPENNKSDSVTMDDIDKQWEVVNKHLASGDYDIALLGWQLSVIPDLSFAFHSSRISHNTNFIRYSRENMDNLLQNVFAVGTREKKLEAYDELQELITTDLPYVSLFFRNKALLIDSKIMGDLSPGLFNPYKGIEKSYIPKEFQ, from the coding sequence ATGAAGTATAGAAAATATGTATCTTTATTTCTTGTGATATTAATAACTACTATAATCGTAGGTTGCGATAGAGAAAAAATGGTTTTAGGAAATACTAAAGATTTAGATTTAACTGAAGAAGGGGGAAGTTCTATGGACTATACCCCTGTTCCAGGTGGACAAGTCATATTACCCTTGACTAATTTTAACACTTTAAATCCCCTATTGACCGAAAATAGTAACTATCATTTTTTTAGCAAACTTATATTTGAAGGTTTATTTGAATTTGATAATAATCTAAATATAACAAATCAATTGGCTGAATCCTATAATATAAAGGATGATGGAAGAACTGTTGAAATTCAATTGAGAAACAATGTTTTTTGGCATGATGGGCAAAAATTTAGTGCTGAAGACGTGGCTTTTACTATAGATACTATTAAATATGCTAGTTCAGATAGTACATATAAACAGATGTTTTCAAATTCTTTAGGAGCATATGGTCAAGGTGATATAAAAAGTATCTTAAATGTAAATATTACTAGTTCAGATAGTTTAAACATTACATTTAATAAATCTTTTAGCAATAATCTGGAAGTCTTAACATTTCCTATAATACCTAAACATATTTTCAATTCGTCAGGTAATAGTAGATATATTAAAGCATTACAAGTAAATGACTATAAGCCAATAGGTACTGGACCATTTAAATTTGATTCCTATGAAAAGATGAAGCAAATAAAATTGACAGCCAACGATGAATATTGGAATGATAGACCTTATATTGATGAAATACTGGGAAGAGTATTTGAAAGTGAAGAAGATATATTAACTGCATTTGAAACTGGACAAATCAACATGGCTACCACTGTAGATGTTGACTGGGATAAATATGCCCAAAATAGCCGAATAAAAATACTAGAATTTGTTTCTTCTAATTATGAGTTCCTAGGATTCAACTTTGGAAAAGAAATATTTTCAGGAGAAAAAGGTGAAGCCTTGAGAAGAGCCATAGCATATGGCATAGATAGACAAGCTATTATTCAGAAAGTATATTTAGGACATGGAACACAAGTGGATGTACCAATTCATCCTGATTCTTGGCTTTTATCTGATAATGCAAATAAATTTGGCTATAATATAGACTTAGCTAAAGCAGAACTAAACAAAATAGGATTCAAAGATATGAATAATGATGGGATTATAGAAGATGAAAATGGAAATAAAATATCCCTTAGAATTTTAACTAATACCTATAATATTACAAGGCTAAAAACTGCGGAAATGATAAAGGATGATTTGAGGAAAATTGGGATATTGGTTAACATATATCCTGAAAATAATAAGAGTGATAGTGTTACTATGGATGATATAGATAAACAGTGGGAAGTAGTAAATAAGCATTTGGCATCAGGAGACTATGATATAGCGCTTCTTGGGTGGCAATTATCTGTAATTCCTGACTTATCCTTTGCTTTCCATAGCTCAAGAATATCTCATAATACAAATTTTATTAGATATTCTAGGGAAAATATGGACAATCTTCTTCAGAACGTTTTCGCAGTTGGAACTAGAGAAAAAAAGTTAGAAGCATATGATGAATTACAGGAATTAATTACTACAGATCTGCCATATGTAAGTTTGTTCTTCAGAAATAAAGCTTTATTAATAGATAGTAAAATAATGGGAGACTTATCTCCAGGATTATTTAATCCTTATAAAGGTATAGAAAAATCTTATATACCAAAAGAATTCCAGTAA
- a CDS encoding lytic transglycosylase domain-containing protein, whose translation MLFKMKKLIKKTIIFFTIIILIIIGSLVVLTTKYPIGYKSAIVKYSNEYNLDPYLVASIINVESKYDKNAVSSKEAKGLMQIAPQTGQWASEVLGIENYNEKMLFDPEINIRIGTWYLNNLFTEFNQNLDLVLAAYNAGSGNVNKWLDNDEYCKDGVELSVIPFKETRDYLVRIKDNYKVYSSVYKEYIMNPTEKDSLYINLLHNIKRVIKELVRNI comes from the coding sequence TTGTTGTTTAAAATGAAAAAACTAATTAAAAAAACTATTATATTTTTTACTATTATTATTCTGATAATTATTGGTAGTCTTGTGGTCTTAACTACTAAATATCCAATAGGGTATAAAAGTGCTATAGTAAAATATTCTAATGAATATAATTTAGATCCGTATTTAGTGGCTTCAATTATCAATGTAGAAAGTAAATACGATAAAAATGCTGTATCCAGCAAAGAAGCAAAGGGACTGATGCAAATAGCCCCACAAACTGGACAATGGGCCAGTGAGGTTCTAGGAATAGAAAACTATAATGAAAAAATGCTATTTGATCCTGAAATAAATATTAGAATAGGTACATGGTATCTTAATAATCTTTTCACGGAGTTTAATCAAAATTTAGATTTAGTTTTAGCTGCCTATAATGCAGGAAGTGGAAATGTAAACAAATGGTTAGATAATGATGAATATTGTAAAGATGGAGTCGAACTGTCAGTCATTCCATTTAAAGAAACAAGAGATTATTTAGTGAGAATAAAGGATAATTATAAAGTATATAGCTCAGTATATAAGGAATATATAATGAATCCTACGGAGAAAGATTCTTTATATATTAATCTACTGCATAATATAAAAAGAGTTATAAAGGAACTAGTGAGAAACATATAA
- the coaE gene encoding dephospho-CoA kinase (Dephospho-CoA kinase (CoaE) performs the final step in coenzyme A biosynthesis.) codes for MIQNNCILIGLTGGISTGKSTISNIIKEKGYPLIDADKVAREVVKINKPAYIKIIKEFGEEILLENKSINRKELGNIIFKDKLARERLENITHPYIFQEIKDNIDEFSKDNSIIFLDIPLLFEQYRLWKEYDIKFDEIWVVYLDKATQLERLMKRDRITKEEALRKIESQMDIEIKKAKSSKTIDNSGDVRLLEEQIDKLLRKLI; via the coding sequence ATGATACAAAATAATTGTATATTAATAGGATTAACGGGTGGAATATCCACTGGTAAATCTACTATATCTAATATAATAAAAGAAAAAGGTTATCCATTAATTGATGCAGATAAAGTCGCCAGAGAAGTTGTGAAAATAAATAAACCAGCATATATAAAAATAATTAAAGAGTTTGGAGAAGAAATATTACTAGAGAATAAATCTATAAATAGAAAAGAACTGGGAAATATTATATTCAAAGATAAGTTGGCTAGAGAAAGGCTGGAAAATATAACTCATCCTTATATTTTTCAAGAAATTAAAGATAATATAGATGAGTTTAGTAAAGATAATTCTATTATATTTTTAGATATTCCTTTGTTATTTGAACAATATAGATTATGGAAGGAATATGACATTAAATTTGATGAGATATGGGTAGTATATCTTGATAAAGCTACTCAGCTAGAAAGACTTATGAAAAGAGATAGGATTACAAAAGAGGAAGCATTGAGAAAAATAGAATCACAAATGGATATAGAAATAAAAAAAGCAAAATCTTCCAAGACAATTGATAATAGTGGAGATGTGAGACTTTTAGAAGAACAGATAGATAAATTACTAAGGAAATTAATCTAA